The sequence below is a genomic window from Qipengyuania flava.
GGCGGCGGGTTACCCGGTCACCGCCTTTGTCCAGGTGACGCTCGCGAGGCACGACCGCGAGGTGGTCGAGGCCTTCGAGAAGCGCGTGCGCGAAACGCCGCAAATCCTGACCTGCCACCTGATGACGGGCAGTTCCGACTATCTGCTGCAAATCGTTGTGGCGGGCCTCGATGCCTACGAAGCTTTCATGCGCGATACGCTCCACACGACACCCGGCATTGCGACGATCAACACCAGCTTCGTCTACGGTACGGTGAAGGACACTGTCGAGCTGCCCTGAACGGGTGGAGTTGCAATCTGCTCCAAGCTCATTATTAGTTAGGCAACTAACAAAATGGTGGAGCAGAATCATGGGTGTTTCGAGACGCAAGCTGTTGGTGGCGGGAGGGGCCACCGCACTCGTTACTTTTGCGGGGGTTTACGGTGTTCTTTCGTCCCCGTCATTGAAGCGCGCCTCGCAGCCGTGGAGGCAGGCAGGGCTCGGCTTTCAAGACCCGCGCCTCAACGCGCTGTCTTACGCGATCCTCGCTCCCAACCCGCACAACCGCCAGCCCTGGCAGTTCGCTCTGGTTGGAGAAGACGCGATCGACGTGACCTGCGACCTCGATCGCCGTCTCCCAGCAACCGATCCGTTCGACCGGCAGATCACCATCGGCTTCGGATGCATGCTGGAAACGCTGTCTCTCGCCGCGGCGCGAGCGGGCTTTCGCGCGGAGATCGATCCGTTTCCCGATGGTGCAGGACGGCCACGGCTCGATCGGGGCCGCGTGGCGCATGTGCGGTTTGTCGCGGACGGGGCCAAGCCT
It includes:
- a CDS encoding Lrp/AsnC family transcriptional regulator — protein: MDAKDRQILRELQRDGRLTNAELAERVNLSPSPCLRRVRNLEKAGVIDRYVAIVDREAAGYPVTAFVQVTLARHDREVVEAFEKRVRETPQILTCHLMTGSSDYLLQIVVAGLDAYEAFMRDTLHTTPGIATINTSFVYGTVKDTVELP